One window of Chamaesiphon minutus PCC 6605 genomic DNA carries:
- the trxA gene encoding thioredoxin, translated as MSSAVEVTDGSFKEDVLDSEIPVLVDFWAPWCGPCRMVGPVVDEIAAQYEGKIKVFKLNTDNNPNVASQYGIRSIPTLMIFKGGQKVDTVVGAVPKATLSNTVEKYL; from the coding sequence ATGTCGTCAGCAGTCGAAGTAACAGACGGTTCTTTCAAAGAAGATGTCCTGGATAGTGAGATTCCAGTATTGGTGGATTTCTGGGCACCTTGGTGCGGTCCTTGTAGAATGGTCGGCCCTGTAGTAGATGAAATAGCCGCCCAGTATGAAGGCAAAATCAAAGTATTCAAGCTTAATACTGACAACAATCCCAATGTTGCAAGTCAATATGGCATTCGGAGTATTCCTACGCTGATGATTTTTAAAGGTGGTCAAAAAGTCGATACTGTGGTCGGTGCCGTTCCCAAAGCAACTCTTTCTAATACTGTAGAAAAATATCTCTAA